In one Trichlorobacter lovleyi SZ genomic region, the following are encoded:
- a CDS encoding cytochrome ubiquinol oxidase subunit I yields MDIVALSRLQFAVTTMFHFIFVPLTLGLSVLTAWFETRYVQTGDETYLRMTKFWGKLFLINFALGVVTGITQEFQFGMNWAEYSRYVGDIFGAPLAIEATAAFFLESVFIGVWIFGWDKLSKKAHATTMCLAAFGTNFSALWILIANGWMQKPVGFVLRNGRAEMNDFLAIVTNPYAWFKFLHTVTSGYVLAGFFVMGIAAWHLLKKNEVDFFVCSFKNAAVFAFISSIAVAATGDFHAVEIAKVQPTKFAAMESVWETQKGAPMHLMLWPDEANERNAVATASVPGALSFLAFHDANAEVKGLKDFPKDERPPVLPVFLSFRIMAGLGTLIIGLSLLAVIMPRWKGFVDFKIFLFIMIAAIPLPYLAIQLGWLVAELGRQPWAVYGVMKTAVGVSKSVTSLQVLGSLLGYTALYGLLGAIDIYLLVKYAKLGPEKSHAGMITAKEVA; encoded by the coding sequence ATTAGGTCTTTCTGTTTTAACTGCCTGGTTTGAAACCAGATATGTACAGACCGGTGACGAAACCTACCTGCGGATGACCAAGTTCTGGGGAAAGTTGTTCCTGATTAACTTTGCCCTGGGCGTGGTCACCGGCATTACCCAGGAGTTCCAGTTCGGTATGAACTGGGCCGAGTACTCCCGCTACGTGGGTGATATCTTTGGAGCGCCACTGGCCATTGAGGCGACTGCTGCCTTCTTCCTTGAGTCGGTCTTTATCGGTGTCTGGATCTTCGGATGGGACAAACTCTCCAAGAAGGCTCATGCCACTACCATGTGTCTGGCAGCCTTCGGTACCAACTTTTCTGCTCTCTGGATTCTGATAGCCAACGGCTGGATGCAGAAACCGGTGGGGTTTGTGTTGCGTAACGGCAGGGCAGAAATGAATGATTTTCTTGCTATTGTCACAAACCCGTATGCCTGGTTCAAGTTCCTGCATACGGTAACATCGGGTTATGTATTGGCAGGTTTTTTTGTGATGGGGATTGCTGCCTGGCACTTGCTTAAGAAAAATGAGGTTGACTTCTTTGTCTGTTCCTTCAAAAACGCCGCAGTATTTGCCTTTATTTCCAGTATTGCAGTTGCTGCCACCGGTGACTTCCATGCTGTAGAGATTGCCAAGGTACAACCTACCAAGTTTGCTGCAATGGAATCGGTTTGGGAAACTCAGAAAGGTGCCCCAATGCACCTGATGTTATGGCCCGATGAGGCTAACGAGCGTAATGCGGTTGCAACTGCCTCGGTACCTGGCGCACTCAGTTTCCTGGCCTTTCACGATGCTAATGCAGAGGTCAAGGGACTCAAAGATTTTCCCAAGGACGAGCGTCCTCCGGTGCTGCCGGTATTCCTGAGTTTCCGTATTATGGCCGGACTTGGTACGCTGATTATCGGTCTATCACTACTGGCGGTTATCATGCCTCGCTGGAAGGGGTTTGTTGATTTCAAGATCTTCCTGTTTATCATGATTGCAGCTATTCCACTTCCCTACCTTGCCATACAGCTGGGGTGGTTGGTCGCTGAGTTGGGGCGTCAACCCTGGGCTGTCTATGGTGTCATGAAAACTGCGGTCGGTGTATCAAAATCAGTAACCTCCTTGCAGGTATTGGGATCACTGCTTGGTTATACCGCCCTGTATGGCCTGCTGGGCGCCATTGACATCTATCTGCTGGTCAAATACGCAAAACTGGGGCCAGAAAAAAGTCACGCCGGCATGATTACGGCAAAGGAGGTGGCATAA
- the cydB gene encoding cytochrome d ubiquinol oxidase subunit II — MEMLQITWFVLWAVLWSVYFMLDGFVFGVGFLSGLIAKNDTEKRILINSIGPVWDGNEVWLLTAGGATFAAFPTTYALMFSYLYTALLLLLFSLIVRGVSFEFRGKIDSPVWKSSWDTAIIVSSFLPALLFGVAFGNIFKGLPMDAAGYHGGLISLLNPYGIVTGLLFVLLFAVHGALYATVKTVGDLSSRAFNLAKLLWIPLLLIAVVFLGYTAYATKLYDNYLKVPVLFIAPAVAVLAMVATYFFMLKNAALKAFTASCITIVFVCVTGVAGLFPNLIPSNLDPAFSLTIFNSSSSQYTLAIMTVVAGIFVPTVILYKIWAYRVFRAPVTEKDVLENSEAY; from the coding sequence ATGGAAATGCTGCAAATTACCTGGTTCGTGCTCTGGGCAGTGCTCTGGTCTGTCTATTTCATGCTGGATGGCTTCGTGTTTGGTGTCGGTTTTCTTTCCGGCCTCATTGCCAAGAATGATACGGAAAAGCGGATTCTGATCAACTCGATCGGTCCGGTCTGGGACGGTAACGAGGTCTGGTTGCTGACCGCTGGAGGGGCTACCTTTGCGGCTTTCCCCACCACCTATGCCTTGATGTTCAGCTACCTCTACACCGCGTTGTTGTTGCTGCTGTTTTCCTTGATTGTTCGCGGAGTCTCCTTTGAGTTCCGTGGCAAGATCGACAGCCCTGTCTGGAAGAGCAGCTGGGATACCGCCATCATCGTTTCCAGCTTCCTGCCTGCGCTGCTGTTCGGTGTAGCCTTCGGTAACATCTTTAAGGGGCTACCGATGGATGCTGCCGGTTATCACGGCGGACTGATTTCGCTGCTGAATCCCTACGGTATCGTTACCGGCCTGTTGTTTGTGCTGTTGTTTGCCGTACATGGCGCCCTGTATGCCACCGTTAAGACCGTTGGCGATCTCTCCAGCCGAGCCTTTAACCTGGCTAAGCTGCTCTGGATTCCGCTGCTGCTGATTGCGGTGGTGTTCCTGGGCTATACCGCCTATGCCACCAAGCTGTATGACAACTACCTGAAGGTTCCGGTGCTGTTTATTGCCCCTGCAGTAGCTGTTCTGGCAATGGTGGCAACCTACTTCTTCATGCTCAAGAATGCAGCGCTGAAGGCCTTCACCGCTTCCTGTATCACCATCGTCTTTGTCTGTGTAACCGGTGTTGCTGGTCTGTTTCCGAACCTGATTCCATCGAATCTTGACCCGGCATTCAGTCTGACCATCTTCAACTCGTCATCCAGTCAGTACACCCTGGCTATTATGACGGTGGTGGCCGGTATCTTCGTGCCAACGGTTATCCTCTACAAGATCTGGGCCTATCGTGTCTTCAGGGCTCCGGTTACCGAGAAGGACGTACTGGAAAACAGCGAAGCCTACTAA